The genome window CGAGGCGCACCCCGACGCCTTCGACGCGGCCTTTCATGCGCGGCTGGGATTCACATCGGCCTCGGCCCACCGGGCGACGAACCCGCTCGACGCGTATCCCTTCCCGGTGCTGGACGCGCTGGAGAGTGCCGCCCGGGACGACATCGCCCGCATCCGCGACCGGATCCTGGAGGGCGAGAAGCTGGCAGCCACCGGCCGTGACCCACGTCAGCACGGCTGGGACCGAGTGGAGAACGTCCTCTGGTACATCGCCCGCCACGGGCCGTTGACCGCCGACGACGTCTCGTACAAGATCCTGCGCCCCTTGGGCGGCAGGCCGGAGCTCAACAGTCGTCTCCACCTCACTGCACGGGACCTGGTGCCTTTCCTGCTCCTGCTGGCCTGCCAGACGGGTATGGAACCCGAGAGCCTCCGGCAGTTGCGCTCAGACTGCCTGGTCAGCCCGGCACGCGGCTTCGTCAGCGTCACCTACGTCAAGAAGCGTGCCCCGGGCTCGACGCACAAGACGATCAGGGTCTCCGACGGCGGCTCGCTGCGCTTTCCCGGCGGCGTGATCCGGCTGGCCTTGCGTCTCACGAAGGGGACACGTGATCTGGTCGGCACCGACGCGCTCTGGTGCGACGTCAGCAGCCACGGACAAGCACGCGCACCCTTTGACGGGCTGACCCCATGGTCGGGCGCGACCCGGGAGTGGATGTCCAGGCGGGGGCTCGACCGCCTCACCGACAGCAACGGCAAACCCGTCGCCCTTGACCTGCGCCGGGTACGCAAGACCGTCAAGTCCCGGCAGTACCTGCGGGCCGGCGGGGTGCTGGAGGACTTCGCATCCGGTCACACCCGGCCGGTCGCGGCGAAGCACTACGCCGACATCGATGCCCACAAGGAGACGCACGAGCAGGCGGTGGAGGCAGGTCTTGAACAGGCGCTCGGCGCGGCTCTGGCCCCGCCGGTGGTGCTCTCGGACGCCGGTGGTCGACTCGACGACGGTGAGGCCGCGCTGAGCGCGCAGGAGATCGAGTCGGCACTCTCCGGTGAGCAGGACGTGTGGCTTGCCTCCTGCCGCGACTTCTTCGCCTCCCCGTTCGCCCGAAAGCCGGGAGCCGCCTGCCCGGTCCCGGCCTGGGGCTGTCTGGAGTGCCCGAACGCGGTGTTCACCAGCCGTCACCTGCCGAGCCTGCTGTCCTTCCTGGACTTCCTGGAGCGGCAGCGCGAGGAATACCCCACCGCCGAGTGGGACGCACGGTTCGGCCTCGCATGGGATCGCATCGTCCATGGTGTCCGTGCCCGCTTCAGTGCGCGACAGATCGCCACGGCCCAGGCCATCACCGAGGCCGATGGTGATCGCTTGCTCCTGCCTTCGTCCTTTCTGGAGGTCATCTCGTGACTGGCGTCCCCCACCCCAGGTCGGAGCAGCAGGACCTGGCTCCGTCCGGGGACTCCGCGGAGTTCGTGCTCCCCAAGCGCCTCACGGGCGGGCTACCGAACCGTGGCCCGCGCCTGGCCGAGGACATCTGGGACCTACGGTGCGTACTCCCCCGCACCTGGCGGACGTGGCGGCTCGACTTCACGCAGATCGTCGATTCTGTGACGCGACGCGCGGCGAAGGAGTACATCGCCTCCCGTCTGAGCCGGGGTTCGCTGGGCCTGGGGCCGCTCAAGGCGACGACGGCAGCCACCGAGCTGCGCACGTTCATCGTCGTCATGGACGATCTGCAGGCAGTGGGCGCCCCACGGCTACCCGACGTGGACCACACCCACCTGGACGCCGCGCTGAAGAGGTGGAAGAGCAGCCCACACACCGCGGTTCGCAACGTGACCTTCCTGAAGCACTTGTCGGCCCACGGACCGTTCCTGTCCGAGGACAGGCTGGGCGTCCTGCCGTGGAACGGCCGGAGCGCCTACGGTGTCGTCGGACTCCAGCGCGTGAAGGGCGAGAACACCACGCCCCGCATCCCTGAGGAGGTCCTCGCTCCCCTGCTGCGAGCGGCAATCTTCTACGTGGAGACGGCGAGCGGGGACATCCTCGCCACCCAGAAGGAGATCGCCGCACTCGAAGCGGCGCGCAACGGCCGCCGTCTGGTGCAGGGCCAGGCACGGGAACGCGTGCTGTCCTTCATCACAGAACGGCGCGAGGCCGGGCGGGGCATCCCCGCAGTACCGCTCGGGACAGCCCACACCGTGCCCGGCGCCGTCGTCGTCGACGGCGTGCCCCAAGCGCCCAACCACCGACTCGTGTCCCTCCTCGCCGGTGTCGCCAAGACGTCACACGTGCTTGCGCTCGTGGTCGAGGCCGGGAAAGAAATCGGCTACGAGGAGGGCGGGCTCAAGACACCGATGTCGCCGTGGCCCGGCTCGGGTGGCCCCTGGCGGCCGAGGTTCAGCCCCTTCACCCTGGCCAACGAGCTGTCCTTCTTGCGCACGGCCTGCTGGATCGTCATCGCCTACTTGTCGGGGATGCGGGATATGGAGGTGCGTGAGCTGGGCCGGGACTGCGCCCTCACCAAGCGCGGAGCCGACGGACGGACCCGGTACAAACTCCGGGGCCGGGTCTACAAGGGCAAGGGGCGCGAACTCAGCGGGGAGGAAGCCGAATGGGTCGTGCTGGATGTCGTCCACCAGGCCGTCGCCGTACTCCGCGAGATCAACAACGACCCCGGCCACCTCTTCGGCTACCACGGCGGCGGCCACAACGGGTACGTGCTACTCAGCAACATGCCGCGCCGCATCCGGGCTTTCCGTGACCATCTCAACGAGCTGTTCAGCACACCGGAGGGGCTCTACGTACCCACGATCACGGCAGCGCCACCGCCCGGTGCCGACCCGATCACCGACGACGCGGTTCCAAACGACACTGCGGTAGAGGCAGCGGTGGCAGAGTCCACAGCTCTTCCATGGGCCTTCGACACCCGGCAGTTCCGCCGGACCCTCGCCTGGCACATCGCCCACCAGCCCTTCGGCGTGGTCGCGGGCGCCCGCCAGTACAAGCACGCCGCGATCACCATGTTCGAGGGATACGCGGGAACTTCCGCCTCCGGCTTCGCCGACGAGGTCGCCGCCGAGGAGGCCGTGGCCAAACTCGACTATGTCGAGGACCTTTACCACGACTGGAACGACGGCGGCGCCTCAGCGGGCGGCGCCGCCCGGCGCATCGAGGCCGAGTTCGACCGCATCCGCAGCGAACTCGGCGACCTGCCAGGTGTGGTGGCCAGCCCCTCCCGGCTGAGGACGCTGCTGCACCACCTGACGAAGACCCTGCACTTAGGTGTGCTGAACGACTGCTTCTACCAGTCGGAGACGGCTGTGTGTCGCAAGCGAGCCAAGCCGCTGGGACGCCCCGTCCCCATGCTCGACATGTGCATGAACTGCCCCAACTCACGCCGCTCCGCCGTCCACCTGCCCCGCCTGGAACGAGCACACGACATGGCTCGGGCCGAACTCGGCGAGGCCGCCGGCCTCCCGCAGTTCCAGCAACTGGCCATCGCCGAGCACCTGGCCACGCTCACCCGCCTGATCGCCGAGATCGACCACGAGGACACCTGACGATGCCCAACTCCATGGACGAAACCCTTCAAGCCGTCCGCACCGCCTTCGCCCGCCTGGCCCGGGAAAACACCGGCCTGACCGACATCGACCAACAGATCATGCGTGCCTTCGAGCGGCTCATGCTCGGCCGTCCCGAGATCACTGACGGCCGTACCTCGGCAGTGAACATCGCCGCCGAGGCAGGCGTCTCCCGAGCCTCGTACTACCGCTCTCCCGTCGCGGCAGTCATCAAGGGGATTCTCAGCTCGCCCGAGGCCAGGCGTCCTGAGTCCGACGAGCTCAGGCAGGAAGTCGCGCGCCTGAAACAGTCCGAGCGGGAACTCCGCCGGGAGAAGGGCGCCGAGATCCGGGAGTTGCGTGCCACCGTCACGGCGTACGCGAACCAGATCCAGATCCTCACGCTCAGGAACGCCGAGCTGGAAGCGGACGCACACCAGCTGCGAGCCCAACTCGCCGAGGACCAGCACGGAGTGGTGAAGCAGCTGCGGAAATCCCCGACATCCGCCGGGTCGCGGTCGGCCCAGTCATGATTCATCAGACCATCCCGGCCGTACCTTGTGCCGCCGGAGGTAGAGCCTCAAGGCCTCGACACCGTCCTCCACGAAGTTCCATTGCTGTCTCGCCTCCAGGAACTCCTGAGGAGTGAGCCATTCGTGCCAGGCGATCTCCGACGGGTCGACAACGACCTCTCCCTCGATCACCACTTCATGGATCCCCATCCAATAGGGACTGATAGCACCCCGGCACAGGTACTTGAAGACGAACTGCGGTGAGGCACTGACACCCAACTCCTCGGCGAGCTCCCGCGCAGCCGCCTCCTCGTAAGACTCGCCGACGTCCACGGCCCCGCCCACGAGCCAGTTGTACTGGCCGGGGAACCGGGACATGGTCTGCGGCCGTCGATGCACCAGGATCCTGCCGTCGGGGCGGCGACAGACGGTCGTCGCAACGCGGTGCAGCCACCCACTCCTGATGGCCTCACCACGCTCGACAACTCTCAGTACTCGATCCTGATCGTCGACCTGCTCCACCAGTTCACCCATGGCGCACACAGTTCCACACGGCTCTGACAGTGCCTACTGAGCAGCCTGCCGCTCAACCGCCACACTGCTTGAGCATCATGCTCTTGTCCGCCGCCGTCACGGAAAGCTCGTACTTCTCCGCGACCTGCGCGAAGCGAACCGCGTATGAGCATCGAATCGTCTTGCTGGGCGGCAGCCAGGACGCCGGCCCCGAGTCCCGCTTGGCGGAGTTCGTGGAGCCCGACACCGGCAGAAGATTGAGCACGTCGTTGGCCAGGCGCTGCCGCTTCTGCTTGTCCCAGCGGGCCGCGCCCATCTGCCAGGCGTACGAGAGTGGCACCACGTGATCTATCTGCACCTCGGTGGCTTTCGCCTTCTTCCAGGCGATGTCCTTGCCGGTGTAAGGATCGTGCAGCGTCATCGACACGACCACGCAGTCCGAGCCGGTACGGAACTCGACTTCCCGGCCATTGAGTTTCAGCAAGTCGTTCCGGGTATCGCAGCCGTTCCGGGCCAGCGGCACACCGTCCGCCGTGTCCATCCAGGCGTAGCCGAACTCGTCGCGGGCGTACCCCGTCTTCGGTCCCCGCCCCTTGGTGGACAGCTTGGAGATCAACTCACGTGCCGCCACCTTGTCTTCATCGGCTGAGATCGCTGCCAGCCCTGGCCTCGTACCGTCCGGATTGGCCAAAGGGCTGATTCCCCACCCGCTGGACGTGCCCTCGCCCGACGGGCCGCTCTCGGCGGGCAAGCCGCTTCCCGTACAGCCTGCCAAGGCCACCCCGAGAGTCAGTGCGACGCCGACAGCACGGCCACGAGAAGCCCGGAACGGTCGTTCCGTCACGTCATACCCCCTCCGGCGGCCGTCCGGCGAGAGAGCGCCGCGCGTGAGACACCGCCCAAGAACTCGGCCGCCCCGCACCTGAGACACATCACCGTGAGACATCTACACCGCCAACATAAGGTCGTTGGCCAGCGCTATCCGCTTGCTGTCGTCCCACTTCTGGGCGCCCTTCTGCCAGGCGTCCGAGAGGGCCACGATGTGGTCCACGTCGACCTTGCTGCGGCCCCGGACGTACGACACGTCCCCGCCCGTGTACGGGTCCGGGTCGAGCACGCCCGAGACCACCGTGCAGTCGCCGTCCTTGAACCTCACGTCGTCCAGGTCGCGTTTGAGTATGTCGTCGCGGGTGTCGCAGCTGTTGGAGTCCGTGTCGGCCCAGGGGCTGCCGAACTCGTCGCGGTCGTAACCGGTCTTGGGCGCCCTCCCCTTCACGGTCAGCGCCTCCGCCGCGGCCAGCGCGGCGCCGCCGCCCCCGCCGCGGGGGTTCTCCTGCGGTCCGGCCGAGCCTCCCGTGCTGTCCAGTTCACAACCGGTCGCGGTGACCAGCACCAGAGCGACGACGGCGACCCCACCCCTCAGACGCGCCACGCGACACCCCTTTCGTTGTCCGTGCTCTCACGCGGTCCCGCGCGGGTTCCCCGTCATAGCTGCTCAACACCGTAACCGCCGTCGGCCACCGGCGTACCGGCACCCGGCGGCCCTCGAAGGTCAACGGGTGCGCGCCGGGCGTATCCCGGGGGTGCGGGGGCAGTCAGGTGAGCGGCTGGACGGGGTCCCCCGACCGGAGCGAGCCCTCCGGCCCGTCAGAAGCCGTTCACACCTTGCCTATCCCCAGGGTCGTCTCCGACGGCAGGAGGCCCGAGCCGATGACGGCGACCCAGAACTCGCCCAGCAGATCGGCGAGTCGGGCGGTGTCGGTGGCGCCGAGGAACTGCCAGGGCGCGGCGGCCAGGCGGTCGGTGCGCTGCTCGACCTGTCGGCGCAGGCTCCGGCCGGCCTCCGTGGCCGTACCGTCCGGAAGGGTCAGACCGCGTGCCGTGAGGCGGGCGAGGGCGGCCGTCCATTCCTCCGGGCTCCAGCCCCGGCTGTCGAAACGCTCCACCGGGGCGGCGCCTGTCGCGGCGAAGGAGACGAGGGACTCGGTGGGGTCGAGGCCCGCGGTCAGCAGCGCGGCGAGATGGCCGTCGCCCCGGTGCTCCCGCAGGATCGTGGCCGCCCGCCAGAGCTGGAGGTGCGCGGGTCCGGGCCAGGGCAGCTCGGCGTTGGCCGCGGCGAGGGGGCGGCCCGCGGTGTTCGCGAACCCGGCGGCGCGGCGGGCCGGCGCGGCGGCCTCGGCGAGTTCGGCGCTGTGGACACGGTCGCCGAGTATCGCGCGGTAGACACGGTCGATCGCCCGGTCCCGGGCCTCCAGGACGGCGTCCGGTGTCGCCGTGTTCCAGGCCGGCTCGATGTGCTCCTCGACCCTGCGGGGACTGACGCCGTAGAAGGCGGAGGCCGTCCGCTCGGCCCCGACGGCGCCCAGGGGTGCCGCCCGGTACGGGAAGTAGCTCGGCCATCGCTCCACCACGGCGTACCCCAGCGACGCCGCCTCCTCGAAGGCCTCCGGCGCGTAGTAGAGCACGGCGTGCAGGGGCTCCAGCAGGTGCCACATACGGCGCACCTCGCCCAGGTCCACGGTGTCGCGCTCGACTTCGCTTCCACTGCCGCACTCGGTCTCGGTCTCGGGCATGGCGCATCCTCCCTGCCGCTCTCTCCGGCCGCAGCGGCGACCGGGCCAGAACTTGACATTGACTAGATTGCCCGATCACCGTCGAACTTGTCAACGACTAGATTGAAGGGCCGCAAGGGACCTACGCTGTGTCCATGCCTCGCGACACCACGGCCGATCACCAGCCGGACCAGGCCGCACAGGCCGCACAGCCCTCACCGGCCTCGCGGCCCGACCGCCCCTACCACCACGGCGACCTCCGCCGCGCGATCCTGCGCGCCGCGCTCGACGCCATCGCCGCCGACGGGCCCTCCACGCTGAGCCTGCGGGATCTGGCCCGCCGCGCGGGGGTCTCCCATGCCGCGCCGGCCCATCACTTCAAGGACCGCACGGGCCTGCTGACCGCCATCGCGGCGGAGGGGCACGGGCTGCTGGCGGCCACGCTCGCGGAGGCCGGGGACCTGAAGGACGCGGGCGTGCGTTACGTCCGCTTCGCGCGCGAGCACCCCGCGCACTTCCAGGTGATGTTCCGGCCGGAGCTGCTGCGCGAGGACGACCTCGAACTGACCACCGCCCGCGCCCTGTCACGCGAGCAACTGCGCACCGCCGTCACCCACGCCCGCCCCGGGACCCTGGACGCCGTGGACGCCCGCGACACCGACCCCCGGCTGGCCGGTATCGCCGCCTGGTCCCTCTCCCACGGCTTCGCCACGCTGCTGCTCAGCGGCAACCTCGCCGGGGTCGTGGGCGACCAGGACCCCGAGGAGGTGTTCCGCACGGCCACGGACCTGCTGTTCCCGACCGCGCCACCCGCCCCCTGACCCGAGCCCCCACCAGAACCCCGGCCCCGACCACGAACGCCGCCCCCACCACGGACGCGGCCCCGACTACGACCCCAGAATGGAGGCGAGGAACTCCCCGGTCCACCCCAGCAGATCGCGCCCGACCAGCGGCTTCCCGCCGACCTTCGCCGTCTTCGGGCGGGGCACCAGCACCTGGTGGACGGCCGGTTTGATGACCGTCCCCGGGTAGAGCCGCTTGAGCCGCAGCTCCTGCGACTCGCGCAACTCCACCGGGGCGAAGCGGATGTTGGTGCCCTGGAGGACGATCTCGCCGACCCCGCAGGCACGGGCGAGCATCCGCAGCCCGGCCACCAGCAGCAGGTTCTCCACCGGCTCGGGCAACTTGCCGTACCGGTCGACGAGTTCCTCGCGTACGGCGGCGATGTCGGCCTCGGTGTTGACGGAGGCGATGGCCCGGTAGGCCTGCAACCGCAGCCGCTCGCCCGGCGCGTAGTCGTGCGGGACGTGCGCGTCGACCGGCAGCTCGATCTTCACTTCGAGCGGCGGCTCCTCCCATCCTCCCGCCGAAGGCTCCCCTGTCTCCAGCTGACGCCGATAGTCCGCGACCGCCTCGCCGACCATCCGGACGTACAGGTCGAAGCCGACGCCCGCGATGTGGCCGGACTGTTCGCCGCCGAGCAGGTTGCCCGCGCCCCGGATCTCCAGGTCCTTCATCGCCACATACATGCCCGCGCCCATCTCCGTGTGCTGGGCGATGGTGGCCAGCCGCTCGTGGGCGGTCTCCGTCAGCGGCTTCTCCGGCGGGTAGAGGAAGTACGCGTAACCCCGCTCCCGGCCCCGGCCCACGCGCCCCCGCAGCTGGTGCAGTTGCGAGAGGCCGAAGGTGTCGCCGCGCTCCACGATCAGCGTGTTCGCGTTGGAGATGTCGATGCCCGATTCCACGATCGTCGTGGAGACGAGGACGTCGAACTTCTTCTCCCAGAAGTCGACGACGACCTGTTCCAGGGCCTGTTCGGACATCTGGCCGTGGGCGGTCGCGATCCGTGCCTCGGGGACGATCTCACGCAGCCGGGCCGCCGCCCGGTCGATGGACTCGACCCGGTTGTGGATGTAGAAGACCTGGCCCTCGCGCAGGAGTTCACGGCGGATGGCCGCGCCGATCTGCTTCTCCTCGTACGGGCCGACGAAGGTCAGGACCGGGTGCCGCTCCTCCGGCGGGGTGGTGATCGTGGACATCTCGCGGATGCCGGTCACCGCCATCTCCAGGGTGCGCGGGATCGGGGTCGCTGACATCGTCAGGACGTCCACGTTCGCGCGCAGCTTCTTCAGTTGCTCCTTGTGCTCGACGCCGAACCGCTGCTCCTCGTCGACGATGACGAGCCCCAGGTCCTTGAACTTGGTCTCGGAGGAGAACAGCCGGTGGGTGCCGATGACGATGTCGACCGCGCCCTCACGCAGCCCCTCCAGCGTGCCCTTGGCCTCGGTGTCGGTCTGGAAGCGGGACAGGGCCCGGACGTTGACCGGGAACTGCGAGTACCGCTCGCTGAACGTGCCGAAGTGCTGCTGCACCAGCAGGGTCGTCGGCACCAGCACGGCCACCTGCTTGCCGTCCTGGACGGCCTTGAAGGCGGCCCGGACCGCGATCTCCGTCTTGCCGTAGCCGACGTCGCCGCAGATCAGACGGTCCATCGGGACCGTCTTCTCCATGTCCTCCTTGACCTCGGCGATCGTCGTCAGCTGGTCGGGCGTCTCCGCGTACGGGAAGGCGTCCTCCAGCTCGCGCTGCCAGGGCGTGTCCGAACCGAACGCGTGACCGGGGGCCGCCATCCGGGCGGAGTACAGCCTGATGAGGTCGGCGGCGATCTCCTTGACCGCCTTCTTCGCCCGCGCCTTGGTCTTGGTCCAGTCGGCGCCGCCCAGCCGGTGCAGGGTGGGGGCCTCGCCGCCGACGTACTTGGTGATCTGTTCGAGCTGGTCGGTCGGGATGTAGAGGCGGTCGCCGGGCTGGCCGCGCTTGGCGGGGGCGTACTCGACGACCAGGTACTCGCGGGTCGCGCCCTGCACGGTCCGCTGGACCATCTCGATGTAGCGGCCGACGCCGTGCTGCTCGTGGACGATGTAGTCGCCCGCCTCCAGGGTGAGCGGGTCGATGGTCTTGCGGCGGCGGGCCGGCATCCGGGCGCCGTCCTTGCCGGCCGCCTTCTGGCCGGTGAGGTCGGTCTCGGTGAGCACCGCGAGCTTGAGCGCCGGGTCGATGAAGCCGTAGTCGATCGAGCCGCAGGCCACATGCACGACCGAGGCGGAGATCTGCCCCAGCTCGGCCTCCAGGCGGGCCGCGATGCCCTCGCCGCCGAGCACCTCGACCGTGCGGGCGGCCGGGCCGTGGGCCTCGGTCACGAACACCGTGCGCCAGCCGTCGGCGAGCCAGCCCTTGGTGTCGGCGAGCGCCTTCGCGGTGTCGCCCCGGTAGGTCTCGGGGGCGTGCATGCCCAGCTTGAGAGTGTCCCCGGCCGCGTCTGCGGCGTAGCTCTCCGTCAGCTCCTCGTCGACCGCGAACGGCGACACCGACCACCACATCATGTCCAGCTCACGGGCCCGGTCGCGAACGTCCGCGATGCCCCGCAGGGAGGCCGCGCCGACGTCGATGGGCGCCTCGCCGCCCCCGGCCGTGGCCGCCCAGGACGCCTGGAGGAACTCCTGCGAGGTCGCCACCAGGTCCGCCGCGCGCGTCCGCACCCGCTCCGGGTCGCAGACGATCGCCATCGCGCCCTTCGGCAGGACGTCGATCAGCAGTTCCATGTCGTCGACGAGGACCGGCGCGAGGGACTCCATGCCCTCGACGGCGATGCCCTCGGCGATCTTGTTGAGAAGCTCGCCCAGCTCCGGGTGGCGCTCGGCGAGGGCGCGCGCGCGGGCGCGTACGTCGTCCGTGAGGAGCAGTTCACGGCAGGGCGGCGCCCACAGCCCGTGCTCGGCGACCTCCAGCGATCTCTGGTCGGCGACCTTGAAGTACCGGATCTCCTCGACGTCGTCGCCCCAGAACTCCACCCGGAGGGGGTGCTCCTCGGTCGGCGGGAAGACGTCCAGGATGCCGCCGCGTACGGCGAACTCGCCGCGCTTCTCGACCAGCTCCACCCGGGAGTACGCCGCTGCCGCCAGCGCCTCGACCGTACGGTTCAGGTCGGCCGTCCCGCCCGAGCGCAGGGCGACCGGTTCCAGGTCGCCCAGGCCCTTGACCTGGGGCTGGAGGACCGAGCGGACGGGGGCGACGACCACCGAGACCGGGCCGGTCTCCGGGTCGTCGGGGCGCGGGTGGGCCAGGCGGCGCAGGACGGCGAGGCGGCGGCCGACGGTGTCGCTGCGCGGGCTGAGCCGCTCGTGCGGGAGGGTCTCCCAGGCCGGGTACTCCACGACGCCGTCCGGGGGGAGCAGCGAGCGCAGGGCCGCGGCCAGGTCCTCGGCCTCGCGGCCCGTCGCCGTGACGGCGAGTACGGGGCGGCCGGCGTCCCGGGCGAGGGCGGCCACGGCGAAGGGGCGGGCCGCCGGGGGGCCCACCAGGTCGATGTGGGTGCGGTGGCCGTCGGATGCCGCCCTGATCGCTTCCGCGAGGGGGGCGTCCTGGACTACGGCGTCTAGCAGGCCGTGGAGGCTCATTCGGGGCGTTTCCCGTCCGGGTGGGCACGATGGGGGTTACTGGGGCAACACGAACGCCCGGACTCGTGTGAACGGCCGGGGGTGTCCAGGGTACGACGAGCGGTGTGGGGGTCGTGGGTGACTTTTTCTCGCCCCCGCCGCCCCTACCCGTCCCGTCCTCCAGGGGCCGCGCCCCTTCGACCCCCTTCGCGCTCCGCGCGGGGTGGGTGGGTATGCGCGTCCGGTGGGGGATCTCGCGCAGTTCCCCGCGCCCCTTGGAAGCAGGGGCCGCGCCCCTGCGATCCACCGGCCGCCTACCCTCTTAGGGCACCCCCGCCCCTACCCGAACGTGAGCCCCCATGGTCCCGAGCGCACCGTCCGTGCAGTCGTCGGCGCTCATACCCGCGCCGGTCGCGGCGTCCGGCTCGGCCGGGCGCCCCGGCCGGCGGATCTCCCTCGCGGGCCGGGAGCCGTGTCTGCTCGCCGCCGGGCTGTTCGTGGCGTACGCGGTGGTGTCGATCGGGCGGTATCTGCGGATGGGGACCCGGTCCTACGACCTGGGCATCTACGAGCAGGCGGTGCGGGCGTACGCGCACTTCCAGGCGCCGATCGTCGAGCTGAAGGGGCCGGGGTACAACGTGCTCGGGGATCACTTCAGCCCGGTGACCATGCTGTTCGGGCCGTTCTACCGGGTGTTCCCGTCGCCCGTGACACTGCTCGTGGCCCAGGCCGCGCTGTTCGCGCTGTCGGCGGTGCCGGTGACCAGGGCGGCGGTCCGGGCGCTGGGGCGGGCGCGGGGGCTCGCACTGGGCGTGGCGTACGGGCTGTCGTGGGGGCTGCAGAACGCCGTGGACTTCGACTTCCACGAGATCTGTTTCGCGGTGCCGCTGATCGCGTTCTCGCTGGAGGCGCTGCTCCGGCGGCGGTGGCGCGCGGCGCTGTTCTGGGGGCTGCCGCTGGTGCTGGTGAAGGAGGACCAGGGGCTGACGCTGGCGGCGATCGCCGTGGTCGTCGCGCTCCGGGCCCGGCGGGACGGCGACTCCCGGGTCGTGCCGTACGCCCTCGCGGTCGCGGCGTTCGGCGCGGTCGCCACGCTGCTCACCTTCACCCTGGTCGTCCCGGCCTTCAACACCACCGGGACCTCGGACTATCTGTCCAAGGTCGGCGGGGGCGGCCCCCTCTCCGGCATGGACATCAAGATCCGTACCGTCCTGTGGCTGCTGATCCCGACCAGCGGACTGCTCGCCCTGCGCTCCCCGGTCGTGCTCGCCGTGCTGCCGACCCTGGGCTGGCGGTTCGTCTCCTCCGACGACAACTACTGGGGCACGGCCTGGCACTACAGCGCCGTCCTGATGCCGATCGTCACGCTCGCGCTCGTCGATGTGCTCCCGGCCGCCCGGCACAGCGCCCGCCCCCGGCTGCGCTCGTACGCGACGCAGCTGCCCGCCGCCGTGCTCGCGGCCTCGCTCGCGCTGACGACCGCGCTGCCGCTGGGCAAGCTGACCGAGGCGGACGCCTATCGGGTGCCGGAGAGCGTCAGGGCCGTGGAGAGGCTGATCGCCACGATCCCCGACGGGGCGACCGTCGAGGCCAACATCGGCCCGATCGCCCGGCTGACCTCCCGCTGCCGGGTCTTCTGGATCGGCCGGACCAAGGGCCTCGCGCCCGACTACATCGTCTTCAACAACAACTCGCGCTGGGTGAAGGACGTCCCCGGGTTCGCGCGGCAGCTGCATCCCCGGGACACGTACACGCTGCGGGGTGTCATCCAGGGGTATGTGCTGCTGAAGCGGACGTCTCCCGAGCGCGCCACCACGCCGCCGGGCCGCTGACACGGGTGGAGCCCGGCGCCCGGAA of Streptomyces phaeolivaceus contains these proteins:
- a CDS encoding NUDIX domain-containing protein, producing MGELVEQVDDQDRVLRVVERGEAIRSGWLHRVATTVCRRPDGRILVHRRPQTMSRFPGQYNWLVGGAVDVGESYEEAAARELAEELGVSASPQFVFKYLCRGAISPYWMGIHEVVIEGEVVVDPSEIAWHEWLTPQEFLEARQQWNFVEDGVEALRLYLRRHKVRPGWSDES
- a CDS encoding HNH endonuclease family protein, with protein sequence MTERPFRASRGRAVGVALTLGVALAGCTGSGLPAESGPSGEGTSSGWGISPLANPDGTRPGLAAISADEDKVAARELISKLSTKGRGPKTGYARDEFGYAWMDTADGVPLARNGCDTRNDLLKLNGREVEFRTGSDCVVVSMTLHDPYTGKDIAWKKAKATEVQIDHVVPLSYAWQMGAARWDKQKRQRLANDVLNLLPVSGSTNSAKRDSGPASWLPPSKTIRCSYAVRFAQVAEKYELSVTAADKSMMLKQCGG
- a CDS encoding SCO6745 family protein, whose product is MPETETECGSGSEVERDTVDLGEVRRMWHLLEPLHAVLYYAPEAFEEAASLGYAVVERWPSYFPYRAAPLGAVGAERTASAFYGVSPRRVEEHIEPAWNTATPDAVLEARDRAIDRVYRAILGDRVHSAELAEAAAPARRAAGFANTAGRPLAAANAELPWPGPAHLQLWRAATILREHRGDGHLAALLTAGLDPTESLVSFAATGAAPVERFDSRGWSPEEWTAALARLTARGLTLPDGTATEAGRSLRRQVEQRTDRLAAAPWQFLGATDTARLADLLGEFWVAVIGSGLLPSETTLGIGKV
- a CDS encoding TetR/AcrR family transcriptional regulator, encoding MPRDTTADHQPDQAAQAAQPSPASRPDRPYHHGDLRRAILRAALDAIAADGPSTLSLRDLARRAGVSHAAPAHHFKDRTGLLTAIAAEGHGLLAATLAEAGDLKDAGVRYVRFAREHPAHFQVMFRPELLREDDLELTTARALSREQLRTAVTHARPGTLDAVDARDTDPRLAGIAAWSLSHGFATLLLSGNLAGVVGDQDPEEVFRTATDLLFPTAPPAP
- the mfd gene encoding transcription-repair coupling factor → MSLHGLLDAVVQDAPLAEAIRAASDGHRTHIDLVGPPAARPFAVAALARDAGRPVLAVTATGREAEDLAAALRSLLPPDGVVEYPAWETLPHERLSPRSDTVGRRLAVLRRLAHPRPDDPETGPVSVVVAPVRSVLQPQVKGLGDLEPVALRSGGTADLNRTVEALAAAAYSRVELVEKRGEFAVRGGILDVFPPTEEHPLRVEFWGDDVEEIRYFKVADQRSLEVAEHGLWAPPCRELLLTDDVRARARALAERHPELGELLNKIAEGIAVEGMESLAPVLVDDMELLIDVLPKGAMAIVCDPERVRTRAADLVATSQEFLQASWAATAGGGEAPIDVGAASLRGIADVRDRARELDMMWWSVSPFAVDEELTESYAADAAGDTLKLGMHAPETYRGDTAKALADTKGWLADGWRTVFVTEAHGPAARTVEVLGGEGIAARLEAELGQISASVVHVACGSIDYGFIDPALKLAVLTETDLTGQKAAGKDGARMPARRRKTIDPLTLEAGDYIVHEQHGVGRYIEMVQRTVQGATREYLVVEYAPAKRGQPGDRLYIPTDQLEQITKYVGGEAPTLHRLGGADWTKTKARAKKAVKEIAADLIRLYSARMAAPGHAFGSDTPWQRELEDAFPYAETPDQLTTIAEVKEDMEKTVPMDRLICGDVGYGKTEIAVRAAFKAVQDGKQVAVLVPTTLLVQQHFGTFSERYSQFPVNVRALSRFQTDTEAKGTLEGLREGAVDIVIGTHRLFSSETKFKDLGLVIVDEEQRFGVEHKEQLKKLRANVDVLTMSATPIPRTLEMAVTGIREMSTITTPPEERHPVLTFVGPYEEKQIGAAIRRELLREGQVFYIHNRVESIDRAAARLREIVPEARIATAHGQMSEQALEQVVVDFWEKKFDVLVSTTIVESGIDISNANTLIVERGDTFGLSQLHQLRGRVGRGRERGYAYFLYPPEKPLTETAHERLATIAQHTEMGAGMYVAMKDLEIRGAGNLLGGEQSGHIAGVGFDLYVRMVGEAVADYRRQLETGEPSAGGWEEPPLEVKIELPVDAHVPHDYAPGERLRLQAYRAIASVNTEADIAAVREELVDRYGKLPEPVENLLLVAGLRMLARACGVGEIVLQGTNIRFAPVELRESQELRLKRLYPGTVIKPAVHQVLVPRPKTAKVGGKPLVGRDLLGWTGEFLASILGS